A genomic stretch from Sphaerodactylus townsendi isolate TG3544 linkage group LG15, MPM_Stown_v2.3, whole genome shotgun sequence includes:
- the LOC125444186 gene encoding olfactory receptor 5V1-like, producing the protein MHERVEYRLKDELKRKSLVCSSITIGPFFLIDQMEAWKCSKTSVNETALTEFLILGFSSLQDLQLLLFFVFLTTYVCTLVGNISIITVACLDPQLRTPMYFFLGNLSFLDICYTTTNVPQMLVHLLSERKRITYAGCVIQLYFFVSFVGTECILLAAMAYDRFVAICHPLHYTAMMRKELCLQLAGASWASGFLNSAFHTYFIFCLPFCGANELSYFFCDIPPLLNLSCGDTTLNEIVLLVLSVFIGWAPLVCIVLSYVYIISTILKISSTEGRHRAFSTCASHMTIVLMYYGSAIFTYVRPVSTYSLDKDRIISVLYSIVTPMLNPLIYTLRNKDVKSAMKRILMDKLYSK; encoded by the coding sequence ATGCACGAGCGTGTAGAATACAGGCTTAAAGATGAATTAAAGAGGAAGTCACTCGTTTGCAGCAGCATAACAATTGGTCCATTTTTTCTCATTGACCAGATGGAAGCGTGGAAGTGCTCCAAAACAAGTGTGAATGAAACAGCTCTGACTGAATTCCTCATCTTGGGGTTCTCCAGTCTACAAGATCTtcagctgctgcttttctttgtctttctcaCCACTTACGTCTGTACTCTGGTGGGGAACATCTCTATCATTACCGTTGCTTGCCTGGACCCTCAGCTTCGCACACCCATGTACTTCTTCCTAGGGAACCTCTCCTTTTTGGATATCTGTTATACCACCACTAATGTCCCTCAGATGCTGGTGCACCTGCTGTCTGAGAGGAAGAGAATCACATATGCTGGTTGTGTCATTCAGTTGTACTTCTTTGTCTCCTTTGTGGGGACTGAGTGTATTCTTCTGGCAGCCATGGCCTATGATCGTTTTGTAGCTATCTGTCACCCATTGCATTATACAGCCATGATGAGAAAAGAACTTTGCCTCCAGTTGGCTGGTGCCTCCTGGGCAAGTGGTTTTCTCAATTCTGCTTTTCACActtatttcattttctgcctACCTTTCTGTGGGGCCAATGAACTCAGCTACTTCTTTTGTGATATCCCTCCCCTCCTGAACCTTTCCTGTGGGGACACCACCCTCAATGAAATCGTTCTTCTTGTGCTTTCGGTCTTCATAGGATGGGCCCCACTTGTCTGCATAGTTCTGTCCTACGTCTACATTATCTCCACGATCCTGAAGATAAGCTCTACTGAAGGGAGACACAGAGCATTTTCCACTTGTGCCTCACACATGACTATTGTCCTCATGTATTATGGGAGCGCCATCTTCACTTACGTCCGGCCGGTGTCAACTTATTCATTAGACAAAGACAGAATAATTTCTGTCCTTTACAGCATTGTTACACCCATGTTAAACCCTTTGATCTATACCTTGAGAAACAAGGATGTAAAAAGTGCTATGAAAAGAATCTTAATGGACAAACTGTATTCGAAATGA
- the LOC125444187 gene encoding olfactory receptor 6C3-like: MCRNETKITTFILLGFGDLHQLQTPLFLSFLVIYVVAITGNILIFVLVIFDQRLHTPMYFFLGNLSFLEACYTSNIFPRLLLALLTGDRMISFNSCLAQWYICSSLAVTECCLLCGMSYDRYLAICKPLHYATVMNIQTCMHLKAASWINGFAVSFMLLFFLLKLPFCGPNEIDHYFCEYFALLQLSCSDVSFMKMLSYFSAAIFTFPPFLLTLVSYVYIIAAILKIPSATGRQKAFSTCSSHLIVISVFYGSLMIVYMFPRSEGKRDMGKFSSLLYIVLPPLINPFIYSLRNKEVQEALRNIIGRIVNSKPYP; the protein is encoded by the coding sequence ATGTGCAGAAATGAGACAAAGATAACCACATTCATCCTTCTGGGATTTGGTGATTTACATCAATTGCAAACACCACTTTTCCTGTCGTTTCTGGTGATTTACGTTGTGGCAATCACTGGAAACATCCTCATATTTGTGCTTGTTATCTTTGATCAGCGCCTTCACACTCCCATGTACTTCTTCCTGGGGAACTTATCCTTCTTAGAGGCTTGCTACACCTCCAATATATTCCCAAGATTACTTTTGGCTCTCCTGACTGGGGACAGAATGATTTCTTTCAACAGCTGCTTGGCACAGTGGTACATCTGCAGTTCCTTGGCAGTTACAGAATGTTGCTTACTCTGTGGGATGTCTTATGACAGGTATTTGGCTATCTGTAAACCACTGCATTATGCAACAGTCATGAACATTCAGACTTGTATGCACTTAAAAGCTGCATCTTGGATCAATGGATTTGCAGTTTCTTTCATGTTACTCTTTTTCCTTTTGAAGTTACCATTTTGTGGCCCCAATGAAATAGACCATTATTTTTGTGAATATTTTGCCCTCCTACAACTTTCCTGCAGTGATGTCAGTTTCATGAAAATGTTGAGTTACTTTTCGGCAGCCATTTTTAcattccctccttttcttcttactTTAGTATCTTATGTATACATTATAGCTGCCATCTTGAAAATTCCCTCTGCTACTGGGAGACAAAAGGCCTTCTCCACCTGTTCCTCTCATTTGATTGTGATTTCTGTTTTCTATGGGTCTCTGATGATTGTGTATATGTTTCCAAGGTCTGAAGGAAAGAGAGATATGGGCAAATTTTCCTCCCTCTTGTATATAGTGCTGCCCCCTTTGATCAATCCCTTCATCTACAGCCTGAGAAACAAGGAAGTCCAAGAGGCTTTGAGAAATATTATTGGGAGAATTGTGAACAGTAAACCTTACCCATAA